The DNA sequence CGCCGCCCGCCATACTGAATTCACGGTCGAGCCGATGGTCTTTGTCGGCGACAAGCTCAACCCAGAGATCTTGAAGCTCCTGGTGATCAATTATTTGGTGCAGACCTCCAGCCAGGATTCCGGCACGGGGAATGTTGAAGTTACTCCGGATAAATTGGTCATCAAAACACCCAAGGGGAAGCCGATGGTCATCGTCCGCGATCAGAACATCATCCAGCAATACTTAGCGATGCGCTCCTGATCTTGTCCCCTCTCGCCGCGATCACTTTCACCTTCTTCTCGACCCATTCTATCCTGATCTGACCCCCTTCTTCCTTAACGCTTTTGACCCCGGACTGCAAGGCAAATGTTTTCAGCTCGATCAACCTTAATAAGGTAGCCAGCTGGGGCGGAATCTTGCCAAACCTGTCTTCAAATTCGTTCTTGAGCTCGGCGATCTGCCCTGCCGCGCTGATCATATTCATTCGGCGGTAGAGGGCGATCCGTTGGCGCTCGTCAGTCACATAATCGGCCGGGATAGAGGCTTCGACCAGTAGATCGATCTCCACTTCGCGCGGCGGCGTCACCTTCTCACCCTTGATCTCCCGGACCGCTTCTTCGAGTAACTCGCAGTAGAGGTCAAATCCGACCTCATAGATATGCCCTGATTGCTGCGCTCCCAGCAGATTGCCGGAACCCCTTATTTCTAAATCTCGCATCGCCAGCTTATAGCCCGAACCAAGGGCGGTAAATTCTTGGATCGCTTTGAGCCGCTCTATCGCCTCGTCGCTGATCTCCCGCTCCGGTTGGTAGAAAAGATAGGCATATGCCCTAACCGCCGAGCGCCCAACCCTCCCCCTGATCTGGTAAAGCTGGGAGAGGCCAAAACGGGCCGCCTGATCGATCAAAATGGTATTCACGTTGGTTATATCTAACCCCGATTCAATGATCGAAGTACAGACCAGGACGTCATATTCCCCGGCCAGGAAACCAAGCATCGTCTTCTCCAGCTCGGCCTCTTTCATCTGGCCGTGGCCGATAGCGACCCGCGCTTCGGGGACCAGGCGCCTGATCTTGGCGGCAAAGCCATCGATCGTCTCGACATAGTTATGGACAAAATAGACCTGCCCTCCCCGGTCCAGTTCCCGCCGGATCGCTTCCTGGATAACGTTCTCCGAAAAAGGGATGACATAGGTCCGGATCGGCGAACGGTCGACCGGCGGAGTAGTGATCAGGCTCATTTCCCGGACGCCGGAGAGGGAAAAATAGAGGGTCCGGGGAATGGGGGTGGCGGTCAGCGTCAGGACGTCGACGCTCGCCTTCAACTTTTTCAATTTTTCCTTGTGGGTGACGCCGAACTTCTGCTCTTCGTCGACGATCAGCAAGCCGAGGTCCCTGAACTTGATATCTTTGGAGAGGAGCCGATGGGTACCGATGACAATATCGACCTTCCCCTCGGCCAGCGCCTTGACCGTCGCCGCCTGTTCCGCCTTGGACCGGAAACGGGAGAGCATCTCGACGACATACGGGAGGTTCTTGAAACGCTCTTTAAAATTATTGTAATGCTGTTCGACCAGGATGGTGGTCGGGGCGAGAAAAGCGACCTGCCGGCCGGCGGCGGCCGCTTTGGCGGCCGCCCGGATCGCCACTTCCGTCTTGCCGTAACCGACATCGCCGCAGATCAGCCGGTCCATCGGCCGGGGGGACTCGAGGTCGGCCTTGACCGCGGCGATCGCCTTGGCCTGGTCAGGAGTTTCTTCATAGGGGAAGGTCGCCTCGAGCTCCTTTTGCCAGATATCATCCGGCGGGTAAGCGGTCCCGGTAACTTTCTGGCGCAGGGCGTACAACTGCAGCAGTTCCTGGGTCATGTCGCGGAGCGACTCTTTGACCTTGGTCCGGGTCTTCTGCCAATCGCGGGTGCCGAGGCGGCTTAGTCTCGGGCGGGACTCCTTGCCGCCGACGTATTTCTCGACCAGTCCAACCAGGGGCGGCGGGACGTAAAGCTTGGCCTCATCATCATACTGGATCAGCAGGTATTCTTGCTTGACCCCGTCGATCTCGAGCTCGTTCATCCCCTGAAAAAGCCCGATCCCGTAGTTCTCATGGACGACATAATCGCCGACCTTCAGGTCGGCCAGGAGGTTTTCCGCCACTCCTTCTTTGACCACCTTGCCGGGACGCCGTTTGGCCGGCTCTTCACCGAAAAGCTCCCGGTCGGTCACGACCATTAACCCCGGACAGCTGAAACCGCCCCTCAACTCTCCGGTGAAAACCTCTTTGTCCGGCAGTTCCGCTTTGAGCCGGGGGGCATGCTTCGAAACAATGACCGCCTGGGCCGGTAAGGTTTCCGGCTGGCCGAGATAACTCGGCGCGGCGGTAAAGAACGGCTCTTCCCCGGCCGCCAGGAACGTGGAAAGTTCCGCCCTGACTCGAGGCTCAACAGCCGCCAGGTCATCCGCCAGGCGATTAAGCTCCAACGGTTCGTCGAGGACGACGAGCGCCCCCGCCGGGACCAGGTCAATGATCCTGACCTCCGGTTTTTCATAAGCGGGGAGAATGATTGTCTCGTTGATCTTCTTGACCGAACGTTGGGAAAAAGGCTCGAATTCGCGGAGCGATTCCAGTTTATCTTCGAACAGCTCCAAGCGGACGGGGCGGTCGGCATTGATCGGGAAAATATCGACGATCCCGCCCCGGACGCTGAACTCACCTCTCTCCCCAACTATAGCAAAACGCTTGTAGCCGTGATCGACCAATTTACCAATGAGCGTATCGATCCTGATATTCTGGTCGCCTGATAACTTAAGGCTCTCGACCGCCCGGCTGGTCTTTTGCCGCATCGTCTTTAGCGGGGCGATGACCGCAGAGCCCTTCCCCTCCCGCCAGGCATTGAGCACCGCCAGCCGCTCGCCGATCAATTCCTTGCTGGGGAGAATAGTTTCTTCCAGGAGATCAAGCGAGGGAAAGACCAGGGGAATTTTCCCGGTCAAAAGCTCGATCTCCCGGCCCAAACGCTCGGCGGACAGGGCACTGCTCGTGACTATCAGCAGATCTTTCCCCTGCCCGGCCAGTAAGGCGGCCAAAACTGATTTGGCCGAACCGGCCAAACCGGAAAAGCTGGTCCGGTCACCAGCTTTGAGTCGCGCCAGTTTCTCTTTGAAATATGGGGAGGACTCAATGGTCTTGAGGATTTCGTTTAGCGGCATTTAAGTATTGTACTTATTCATCGCCACCGGCAGGCCGTCCCGAATGATCGCTTCAACCGCTTCCGCCGCCGTCATGACCGCCTCGGCCAGGCTATCCCGTTCGGCCGGCGGTATCCGCTGGAGAACATAATCGGCCACATCGCCGGAGAGGCTCTCGCGGCCGATCCCGACGCGGACCCGGATAAAATCTGAACCGCCGGACACGGCAATGATCGATTCGACGCCGTGATGTCCGCCCGCCGCCCCTTTTTCCCGCAGTCTGATCTGGCCGATTTCCAGATCAACATCGTCATAGATAACGATCAAGGAGCTCCGGTCGAGCTTATGCCAGTTCAGCAAACCCTGTACCGCCGTCCCGGAATTGTTCATGAAGGTCTGCGGTTGGGCCAGGATAACTTTATGGCCGGCTATATCGGCTTCGCCAACTAAAGATTGGTGTTTTGCTTTGAGCGATTTCAAACCGAGGCGGACCGCCAATTCTTCGATCACTTTGAAGCCGAGGTTATGCCGGGTGGCGGCGTATTCCGGTCCGGGGTTGCCGAGGCCGACCACCAGGAACATCTTAGCGGCCGTAAGAGAATTCGACGCCGAAGCGAGCGTCTCTTTCGACGGTCAGGTTGGGGTCGGCCGGTTTGTCCTTGAGATAATTGACGGAGAGGAGCTCGGCGAACATCTTGAACTTTTTCAGGATCGAGTCGTTTGACGGATAGTCGCGCCGCCACGGCTCAAAGCGGATACCGATGCCATAGTCAGCGACGTTCAACCAGTAATCCGGCTGGCTGGAAGTGGTGAGATCGGCCTTGATGTAGGGCTCGATCCCCCGCCCCAGATGGCGGCCCAACTTTGGCTGGAAATAGAGGACCGTCCCTTTGAAATCGGTCCAGCTGAAGTTGGTGCTGCGCGACGAATAATTCGCCCAGAGCTCGCCCCAGAAGTTATTCAAATCGGGATTATTGAGGTTCCACTCGTGCCAGAGGTCGAGACCATAGCGGGTATCAGTTCTTTTATTTGCTTCGCCCGAAACGGCGTCCTTGAAGAACGACGAGTTGAGGGTCTCGTAAAAGACCTTCACATCCGGCAGCCATTCGTCCAGCCAACCAGAACCTTTAAAACCGGCCAGCGGCCGGAAACGGAGGCCGGGGCCGTAATAAACGGCGTTATCCCAGTAATCTTGGCTTTGGGCGGCAGTCGCGTAGTAGGCGCCGTAGACCTGGAGGGGGCTGTCAAAGAGTTCCAACCCGACCTTCCCTTCGAACCGGCCGAGGAGCGAGGCAAAACCTTTCCGTTCAAGATTGGTATCGTAATAACTGAGGTTATTCCAGAACTCGCCGAACGGCCGCGCCAGCTCGGCTGCGGCCGTCCCGGCGAACAAAACTATTAACAATAGTCCAGTAATCAGTCTGGACATCATCCCTTCCTTATTGGCCTGTCGTCAGGGAAACGTTATCAACGTTAAAGTTGATCTTCCCCTTTTCCGAGATGGCCAGAGCGACGAACTGAACTTGCAGTAAACCGCCGGAGCCGGTGGTCTGCGCCGGGTTCCAGACGTCATCGCCGACCATCGGGTTCTCATCGGTAAAATCGGCCAGCGGGATAGCCACGCGCTTCCAGCCGTTCCAGTCGATCTTCACCTCGTAGACAAACTTGTCATCCTTGGTGAAAGCGTAGTTCTTGGCCGAATCCTGCTCGACCTGCCAGTTGTTGTTGTCATCATCGGCCAGTTCGACCTTCAGCGTGCCGGAACCCGGCCCGTTGCCGAAGATATCCAGGGTGAAAGTGCTGTAGCGGCTAAGGTCCTGCCCTTCCTTGGCAATATAAGTGCCGCAACCGCCGGCGTACCAGTTCTTGGCCACACCGTTAAGGAGCATGGAGAAATTACCAACCTCTGAAGCGACCTGTTCGTTGCCGCCCTTGAGGTCCTGATTAGTCACCGCCTCAACTTTTGGCAGGTCAAAGGTCCACCACTCGCGCGGCGACTTGATACTGCCGGACTCGAAATTATCGATCAGGAAAACTTTTTCGGCTAAAGCGACCGGGGCCTCGGCCACCGGGGCCGCAGGTGCTTTCGGTGCCGGCCCGGCAAAGGCCATCACCATCGGAACAAAGAGACATAAAGACAAAGAAACAATAATCAGTCTTTTCATCATTTTCTTTCCCCCTTTTTATCTGAACTCAAGAACCCCCCAAACACCGGGGTCCTTGTAGAAATAGAAATCGCCATTCCAGATAAACTGCCTCTCGCGTTCGCCGGTCAGGTCCGCGTCGTCGATAGCCAGGTCAAAACCGACCTTGCTCCCGGCCGACGGGACGAATGTCCCGAAGAAACTCCAGGGGATCTTTGCTTCCAGAATGTACCCTAACGGATTATCGACCTTTTTTACGGAAATTTCACTTCCCGTTGGGCTTCTTCGTCTCTGCCAGTTCCAGATCGACGGTTTCACGTCCCGGCCATCGCCGGTGCCGAAGCCGAGCTGGTAATCGCCGTTCTCAAATGATTCGCGCTTTTGGCTGGCGCCGGGATCGGTGCTCATGACCACTTCCAGCCCGTCGCCGTTCCAGATCTCCTGCCGCTCTTTATTGTTGACCAGCGGGACCCGGTCGGTGACCTTAGCCGCAACGTAGAGGTTCTGATCGTCATACATAAAATAGACCTGGCCTGACAGGTCGGCCAGGCCGCCCCAGGTCAAACCTTCCTTAAAGTAACTTCCATCTTTCATGACCAGCGGCACAGCCTTTGTCCACTCGTCCAGCCGCCCGTCGATCTTGACCCCTGCGGCCCTGACGGCGGTAGCAATTTTCTTGACAAATTTTTCCGGCGAAACGGTGTAAGCCGCCAGGTCGGGACCGGAGCTCGAAAAGAGCGGGTCCTTCATGATCGCTTTGAAGGCGGCCAGCGCCGCGGGGGTCGAATTGATCCGCCAGTCGGTCTCTTTCTTTTCATCGAACCAGACGATGGCGTCGATATCGCGCATGCTCGTTTTAAGGTAACCGGGGAGCTCCTTGATCCAGGCCGCCTTATTGCCTCCTTTTTCCGCCGAGGCGAACTCGGCGATCATGACCGGCTTGGCCGGCCAAAGTTTGCGGGCCAAGCGGACCTGCTCGCGGAAGAGGTATTTGAGGACCTGCCAATCGCTCCAGCTCTGGGTCGTCCCCCAGTTATAGCCGTCAAAGCCGACCCAATCGACATAATCATTGCCGGGATAGGCCTTGGCCCAGTCATTCCAGCTCTCGGTGGGGAAAGAATAGTTCATCGGCGCCCAGACCCATTTGACGTTAGTCGCCCCTTCGCGCCGGAAGAGGTCGACGATATGGCGAAAGGCTTTAATGTAATTCTCGGGGTTCTTGCCGTTATTGACTATCCCCCAGGGATAACCTTCGATATTGAACTCGTGGCCGACCCGCAGGAAGATCGGTTGGCCGATCTCCTTGATAGGTTTGGCCCAGGAGCGGAGATATTCGTCCCACTTCCCGGAGCTGATATCGGCCAGCGTGATCTTCTCCTTGTCCCCCCAGTACCACGGCTCCCAAACAATATGCGGCACCGCGCCGTAGTTAACAACATTCAAAACATCTTCCTTCGGGAAAGGCTGGGCCCAATCTTGGTACCACATGATCATCGCCTGTTTCTTCCCGGTTTGCAGTTCAAATTGCTTGATAAAATTCATGTTCTTCGGCGCCCCTTCGCGGAAGACGCCGACAAAGACCTGCTGTTTGGCCGCCCCGCCGGCGGGTTGAGACATAGCCCCCGCAGGAATTTCCAACATCAAACCTCCAACCTCAAAACAAAAGGCAAAGGCCAACAAACAAATCATAATAATTTTGGGCTTTGATATTTGCTTCTTGATATTTGTTTGGAAGTTTGAAGTTTGAAGTTTGATGTTCATTTGATTACCCCTTCACCGCTCCGGCGGTTAAACCTTTGACGATATGTTTCTGGAGCATAAAGAACAAGATGACGACCGGCACGGTGGCCACGGTCGCCGCGGCCATCATCAGGTCAAAGCGGTTCTGGTAGTTGCCGACAAAGAGCCGGATGCCGACCGGGATGGTCATTGTATCGGCATTGGTCAGGACCCAGGCAAACATCAGCTCGTCCCAGGCGGTCAGGAAAACGTAGATGCCGGTGGCGATGATCCCCGGCATGGCCAGCGGCAGGGCGACATGCCGGAAGACCTGGAACGCGTTACAACCGTCGATTAACGCCGCCTCTTCCAGCTCTTTGGGGATCGAGGCGAAAAAGCCGCGCAGGATCCAGATCGAGAAAGGGATAAAGAAGGCCGAATAGATCAAAATTATGCCGGTAAAGGTCCCCTTGACCGGTATCCCGGTCAGGACCGTGAACTTGACGAACATGATATAAAGCGGAATAAGGTACATGATGGCCGGGATCATTTGGGTCGCCAGGATGGCGTTACTGAAGAGATCGGAGCCGGGAAAGCGGAAACGCGACAAGGCGTAAGCCGCCAGAGTGGAGAAGATCATCGCCAGGACCATCGTCGAGCCGCAGATGATCAGGGAATTTTTTAAATACAGGCCAAAGTTGACGTTCTTCCACATGTCAACGTAATTTTCCCAGTGGACAACCGGCTGGCCGGCCAGGTTGCGCGACAGGCCGACCCGGCCAATGGCGATATCGGTCGAGCTCTTGAGGGAGGAGAAGACCATCCAGCCGACCGGCAGGAGGGTGATGGCCAGCATGATCAGCATGATGGCGCTGATAATGATGTTGACGATCCGCTTTTTAACGTAATAGGGCAACGGGATCATGACATCTCCTCGGCCCGCTTAAAGTAGCGGAACCAAACGTTAACGATGGCAATCATGACGATCAATAATAGGACTGAGGCGGCGGCGCCGGTGCCGAAGTTCCAGAGCTGGAACGAATTGCGGAAGATATTGGTCATCATTAGATCGCCCCACTCTCCGGGGAAGCCGGCCCCGAAACCGAACATCATGATAACGATATTAAATGAATAGGTATTATAGATCAGGCCGAAGAGGATCAGGATGAACCAGACCGGCCGGAGCATCGGCCAGGTGATCATCCAGAACTTGCGCCACGGCCCTGCCCCGTCAATATCGGCCGCTTCGTAGAGCTCTTCAGGAATGGTCTGCAGTCCGGCCAAGAGCATTAGCATGGAAAGGGGCCAGAAGCGCCAGATGGTCGGGATGATGATCGCCCAGATGGTGTTGGTCCCGGTCAGCCAGGATACTTTATGCGGCATGAGATGGAGCCAGTCGACCAGCATAACATTGACCAGCCCCCCCTCCCGCAGCCACATGATCCCCCAGAGCAGGCCGGTCACATAGGTCGGGACGATCCAAGGGAACATGAAGAGGGTCCGGACCATGGAGCGGCCCCAGAAATTACGGTGGACCATGAGCGCCACGATCATGCCGACCACCAGCGTGCCGATAGTGACCACCACGGTATAGATGACCGTGTTGCGCACCGCTTCGAACAGGCCGATCCGGATCGGGCTTCCCGGGTCGATCAGGACGGCGTAGAAATTGTCTAGCCCGACAAAGGGGGCCAGGAGATACCTTTGCAGGGTGAACTGGTTGAGATCGAGGAAGGCCATGTAGATCCCTTGGGCGATCGGGAAGATGTGGAGGAGAAGCATCGCCAGCGCCGTAGGGGCGATAAAATAATAGGCGATCCTATTTTGTTTGATCCTGGCGCGGAGCCCTTTATTGTTATGCTTATTTGGCCGTTGCAAAAAGACATTCCTCTCTAAACGACCTCAAAGGGACTGTTTAAAAGACTAACGTTATATTTTACCTAAAAACCAAGCGTTTTGCAAGGCGGCTTTGCCGGCGGCCGCGGCGGCGGGGGAAGAATCGAGGCGCCAGTCGCGTTCTTTATTAACATTGAACCAGCAACAGAGCTTGATCCGGGGGTAAGTTGTCCTGATCTTCTCAAAAGCATCGGTGATCCAGGCCGCTTTTTCGTCCGCTTCCTTGGTGCCGCTGGCAAACTCACCGATCAGCAGCGGCTTGGTAGAGAGGGCGGTCAATTTGGTATAAATATCGCTAAAGACCTCGTCGAATGACTGCCACCGCTCCCAGCCCCAATTGTAGCCATCCATCCCGAGCCAATCGACATAGGCGTCGCCCGGATAGTAATTGGCCGCGGCATTCCAGCTCTCCGCCGGCTGATCAATATTGTTCGGACACCAGACCAGCTTGACGTTATCCGCCCCGACCGCTTGTTTAACATCATATATGTAGATCCAGGCTTTTTTATAACTGGCCGGTCCGGCGCTTCCGCCATTGTGCGCCCCGTCCCACGGATACCAGTTGCCGTTCATTTCGTGGGCAAAGCGGAGGAAGACCGGGCCACCCCAAGCCTTGGCCGCCTGGAAAAACTGGCGGACATAGCTTTCGTAACTGCCGGACGCGATAGCCTCAAGTGTCCCCGCCTCATTGGTGATCCACGGCTCCCAGGTAATAAGCGGGGCGCTGCCGTTGGCGCTGACCAGGTCGGCTTCCGTCTTTGGGAAAGGGTCACCCCAGTTAACATACCAAAGGACGACCGCCAATTTTTTGCCGATCAGCGTTTCAAATGAGGCGATATTCTCCATCCCGTTGACAAAGGCGCCCGTGGCGCAATCGGCAGGCTTGGCCGGGGTCACGTTAGAGTCCCCGCAGGCGGTCAGGGAGAGATAAAGCAGGCTGCACAAACATAATTTAGCGAAGGTGGATGTGGCGTATTTCAAGATCGGTTTCCGACGGGCCAACGACCATGATCTGGACCTTGGCGGGGTGTTTGACGATCCCCAGGATCGGAAAAGAAAAATGTTTAAAATTTTCGGCCGACAGGCCCTCTTTCAGGTACTCATCTTCGAACGAGGTCGCCGGGATGTTCGGTTCGCCTTTATCGAAGACCTCGATCCGGAGGCGGGCCCAGGGGGCGCCGAGCTTGAGCTGGCCGCGGACCTCAAGTTCGAGAAGTGACGGCCGCTCGATCTCTTCGTTGACCAGGAGAACACAGCCGAGGTCGGTCCCCTTGCCGGACAAGAGGTACTGCTCCGGCAGTTCTTCGACTTTTTCCCCCGGTTTGCCGAAACCGGAAAAGGTCGGCT is a window from the Candidatus Margulisiibacteriota bacterium genome containing:
- the pth gene encoding aminoacyl-tRNA hydrolase — its product is MFLVVGLGNPGPEYAATRHNLGFKVIEELAVRLGLKSLKAKHQSLVGEADIAGHKVILAQPQTFMNNSGTAVQGLLNWHKLDRSSLIVIYDDVDLEIGQIRLREKGAAGGHHGVESIIAVSGGSDFIRVRVGIGRESLSGDVADYVLQRIPPAERDSLAEAVMTAAEAVEAIIRDGLPVAMNKYNT
- a CDS encoding sugar ABC transporter permease; this encodes MQRPNKHNNKGLRARIKQNRIAYYFIAPTALAMLLLHIFPIAQGIYMAFLDLNQFTLQRYLLAPFVGLDNFYAVLIDPGSPIRIGLFEAVRNTVIYTVVVTIGTLVVGMIVALMVHRNFWGRSMVRTLFMFPWIVPTYVTGLLWGIMWLREGGLVNVMLVDWLHLMPHKVSWLTGTNTIWAIIIPTIWRFWPLSMLMLLAGLQTIPEELYEAADIDGAGPWRKFWMITWPMLRPVWFILILFGLIYNTYSFNIVIMMFGFGAGFPGEWGDLMMTNIFRNSFQLWNFGTGAAASVLLLIVMIAIVNVWFRYFKRAEEMS
- a CDS encoding sugar-binding protein — its product is MLEIPAGAMSQPAGGAAKQQVFVGVFREGAPKNMNFIKQFELQTGKKQAMIMWYQDWAQPFPKEDVLNVVNYGAVPHIVWEPWYWGDKEKITLADISSGKWDEYLRSWAKPIKEIGQPIFLRVGHEFNIEGYPWGIVNNGKNPENYIKAFRHIVDLFRREGATNVKWVWAPMNYSFPTESWNDWAKAYPGNDYVDWVGFDGYNWGTTQSWSDWQVLKYLFREQVRLARKLWPAKPVMIAEFASAEKGGNKAAWIKELPGYLKTSMRDIDAIVWFDEKKETDWRINSTPAALAAFKAIMKDPLFSSSGPDLAAYTVSPEKFVKKIATAVRAAGVKIDGRLDEWTKAVPLVMKDGSYFKEGLTWGGLADLSGQVYFMYDDQNLYVAAKVTDRVPLVNNKERQEIWNGDGLEVVMSTDPGASQKRESFENGDYQLGFGTGDGRDVKPSIWNWQRRRSPTGSEISVKKVDNPLGYILEAKIPWSFFGTFVPSAGSKVGFDLAIDDADLTGERERQFIWNGDFYFYKDPGVWGVLEFR
- a CDS encoding carbohydrate ABC transporter permease produces the protein MIPLPYYVKKRIVNIIISAIMLIMLAITLLPVGWMVFSSLKSSTDIAIGRVGLSRNLAGQPVVHWENYVDMWKNVNFGLYLKNSLIICGSTMVLAMIFSTLAAYALSRFRFPGSDLFSNAILATQMIPAIMYLIPLYIMFVKFTVLTGIPVKGTFTGIILIYSAFFIPFSIWILRGFFASIPKELEEAALIDGCNAFQVFRHVALPLAMPGIIATGIYVFLTAWDELMFAWVLTNADTMTIPVGIRLFVGNYQNRFDLMMAAATVATVPVVILFFMLQKHIVKGLTAGAVKG
- a CDS encoding carbohydrate binding domain-containing protein — protein: MMKRLIIVSLSLCLFVPMVMAFAGPAPKAPAAPVAEAPVALAEKVFLIDNFESGSIKSPREWWTFDLPKVEAVTNQDLKGGNEQVASEVGNFSMLLNGVAKNWYAGGCGTYIAKEGQDLSRYSTFTLDIFGNGPGSGTLKVELADDDNNNWQVEQDSAKNYAFTKDDKFVYEVKIDWNGWKRVAIPLADFTDENPMVGDDVWNPAQTTGSGGLLQVQFVALAISEKGKINFNVDNVSLTTGQ
- a CDS encoding glycosyl hydrolase; the encoded protein is MKYATSTFAKLCLCSLLYLSLTACGDSNVTPAKPADCATGAFVNGMENIASFETLIGKKLAVVLWYVNWGDPFPKTEADLVSANGSAPLITWEPWITNEAGTLEAIASGSYESYVRQFFQAAKAWGGPVFLRFAHEMNGNWYPWDGAHNGGSAGPASYKKAWIYIYDVKQAVGADNVKLVWCPNNIDQPAESWNAAANYYPGDAYVDWLGMDGYNWGWERWQSFDEVFSDIYTKLTALSTKPLLIGEFASGTKEADEKAAWITDAFEKIRTTYPRIKLCCWFNVNKERDWRLDSSPAAAAAGKAALQNAWFLGKI
- the mfd gene encoding transcription-repair coupling factor — protein: MPLNEILKTIESSPYFKEKLARLKAGDRTSFSGLAGSAKSVLAALLAGQGKDLLIVTSSALSAERLGREIELLTGKIPLVFPSLDLLEETILPSKELIGERLAVLNAWREGKGSAVIAPLKTMRQKTSRAVESLKLSGDQNIRIDTLIGKLVDHGYKRFAIVGERGEFSVRGGIVDIFPINADRPVRLELFEDKLESLREFEPFSQRSVKKINETIILPAYEKPEVRIIDLVPAGALVVLDEPLELNRLADDLAAVEPRVRAELSTFLAAGEEPFFTAAPSYLGQPETLPAQAVIVSKHAPRLKAELPDKEVFTGELRGGFSCPGLMVVTDRELFGEEPAKRRPGKVVKEGVAENLLADLKVGDYVVHENYGIGLFQGMNELEIDGVKQEYLLIQYDDEAKLYVPPPLVGLVEKYVGGKESRPRLSRLGTRDWQKTRTKVKESLRDMTQELLQLYALRQKVTGTAYPPDDIWQKELEATFPYEETPDQAKAIAAVKADLESPRPMDRLICGDVGYGKTEVAIRAAAKAAAAGRQVAFLAPTTILVEQHYNNFKERFKNLPYVVEMLSRFRSKAEQAATVKALAEGKVDIVIGTHRLLSKDIKFRDLGLLIVDEEQKFGVTHKEKLKKLKASVDVLTLTATPIPRTLYFSLSGVREMSLITTPPVDRSPIRTYVIPFSENVIQEAIRRELDRGGQVYFVHNYVETIDGFAAKIRRLVPEARVAIGHGQMKEAELEKTMLGFLAGEYDVLVCTSIIESGLDITNVNTILIDQAARFGLSQLYQIRGRVGRSAVRAYAYLFYQPEREISDEAIERLKAIQEFTALGSGYKLAMRDLEIRGSGNLLGAQQSGHIYEVGFDLYCELLEEAVREIKGEKVTPPREVEIDLLVEASIPADYVTDERQRIALYRRMNMISAAGQIAELKNEFEDRFGKIPPQLATLLRLIELKTFALQSGVKSVKEEGGQIRIEWVEKKVKVIAARGDKIRSASLSIAG